TCTTTTACGCCAAGCACTTGAACTAGAAATTGCGTAAATTCATAAGATTTGCGTTGAAGCTTCAATGCCCGCTCATGCATAACCGGATCCGCTTCAAACAGCTTGGGATAATGATGAATCATGCCCGTACAGGAGCCGGAGGGCGAAATAACGAAGTCCGAGTCCTCGAATGCATCGAGAATCGTCTTTGCGCTCTCCCGCGCTTCCTTCCAATAACCGCTGTTGAAGGCGGGTTGGCCGCAGCAGGTTTGTACCGTTGGAAAATGCAGTTGAATTCCGTACTTGGCCAGAAGTCTGACCATTGCCTCTCCCACTCGGGGATATATCGTGTCGCTAAGACAGGTGATAAATAATGAGACCTTCACCTCGTCACCTCACAAACGTATCGATTCGTTAAACCATCGTAACCGGGATTGAACGCTCGGATAGCCCGGCTGCAGCTTCCTGTGAAAGCCGGCGGTCCGTGATAATGGCGTCGACCTCAGCCAGATCACCTACATGGGTAAATGCCTGAACGCCAAACTTGCTGGAATCCGCAAGCAGGATGACCTGCTCCGCAATACCGAGCATCTTATGTTTAATGCGTGCCTGGAGCTCATTCGATTCGCTGATGCCGCGCTCCAGATGCACACCCTTGCAGGATAAAAACAGCTTGTTTACATGATAGGTTTCGAGTGACCGTTCCGCGAGCGGCCCTACATAGGATAAAGAACGCGAAGCCAGAATGCCGCCGGTCGAGATCACTTCGATCTTCTCCTTATTGCTTAGGGCGACGGCAACTTTAATCGAATTGGTCAAAACAGTGAGAGAAATATCCGGTAGAATCGATGCCATATACCATGCTGTGGAACTGGCGTCCAGCAAAATCCGGTCATTCGGCTTAATCAGCTTGACCGCTTCTTCCGCAATACGTCGCTTCTCGTCTGCATGCATAATTTCGCGCTCCGCCACCGGAGTCTCCGGCTGCGCATCCTTCACGCTGACCGCGCCGCCATGCGAGCGGCGAAGCCGTCCCGCCTGTTCCAGGCGGTCGAGATCCCGTCGGATCGTCTCCTCCGTAACCTGGCAAAGCTCGCTCAGCTCCGATACCCGGATGCTGCCCCGCTCATTCACCAATCGAACTATCGTTTCGTACCGTTCCGCAACCAGCATAGCCTACCTCTTTCTCTTTCTTCTCAATTTTTCCATACCTATCGATTTTAAGGCCAAGCTATTTATTATACAACGAAGGATCAGAACCAGAAGAAACAACATGTTGGGTTAACAGGAATCCCATAACTTGCGAGCCATTTTTGTTTCCCCTCCGATTAGATTTGTTTTTGTTTGTTTATATGTTAACATGTTTGTTTATTTTTGAAAACTGTTATTTCAAACAAAAACGGACATGACCGGAACCGGCAAAAAAACAAAAAAATAGGATGGAGCTGATCAGCTCCATCCTATTTTCAATCAAACTTATTATTCATCTTTATCTATTGTTTGTTCAACAATTACGATGTCGTGGAAGATCTCTTCCAGTGCAACACCAACAAATTTACGGGATTTCGGGTTGCGAAGCTCGGATTTCTCCCCGTTACGCAGCATGCGCGCGCGTCTCGAAGCCGCAACTACAAGCGAATATTTGCTGTCTACTTTTTTCACCATTTCATCAATCGATGGATACAACATTGTTCTTCACCTCTCGCTCAGACTTTCTCAATAGCCGCTGACAGCTCTCCCAGATGGGAATAATACCGGTCTCTCCGGCAATGCTCAGCTGTAATAATACTTTGAATACGGTGGCACGCGGCGTCGATCTCATCGTTAACAACCGCATAATCATAATGACGGATCAGGTTCATTTCTTCAACCGCTACCGTCATCCGGTTATTGATCGTATCCTGGGTTTCCGTTCCCCTGCCCGTAATACGGGACTTCAGCTCGTCAAGCGAAGGAGGAAGCAGGAAGACAAACACGCCTTCCGGGAACTTCTCTTTCACTTTCAACGCGCCTTGAACTTCAATCTCCAGAATAACGTCCTTGCCGCTTGCAAGCGTACTCTCCACAAAATCGCGAGGAGTACCATAGCAATTGCCAACATATTCGGCATGTTCGAGGAGTGCGTCTTTTGCAATCATCTCCTTGAACTGCTCTTTCGTCTTGAAGAAATAATTAATACCATCGATTTCGCCTTGTCTTGGCTTCCGGGTCGTAGCAGAAACGGAATAGACAAGCTCAGGCACCTTTTGGCGAAGGACGGAACACACGGTTCCTTTTCCTACGCCTGAAGGTCCGGACAATACAATCAACAATCCCTTATCCATATTACTCCCCGTATTATTCGTCGTTATCGTCATCCTTGGTCGACAAGCGATGCGCAACTGTCTCTGGCTGCACCGCCGATAAAATGACATGATCGCTGTCCGTAATGATGACAGCACGCGTGCGTCTTCCGTAAGTCGCGTCAATCAGCATATGTCTGTCACGTGCTTCTTGAATAATTCGTTTAATTGGTGCCGACTCCGGACTAACAATTGAAATAATGCGATTGGCCGAAACAATATTGCCGAAGCCGATATTAATAAGTTTAATAGCCAAGTCAGGTTCCCCCTCCGGTCTTCCTCGTGCAACTCCCGTATAAATCATATATTTGTATAAATGTATTGGACCCTGATGAATTGCTCCACCGTGCCAAATAACGACAGAACCATTGCACTATTGTTGACGAAAAAAGTCCGGAGCATACGTTCTACGCCGCGCCTTCACGCCTGTTCCCGCTATTCCGGGGACACTGCCTGTCCCGGGAAAGATGCAGCCGGTCAAACAGGCAGCCCGATCCATTGTTATATAGTTTAATGGATTTTGAAGAAACGAACAAGAGAAAACAAGATAAATTGCGAAAACAGACTATTTTATCGTCTTTGCACCCCTGTTTTCGCCCATACGTAGTCCGTCAACTCCGCCGCCATCTCGTAGAACATAAACGGTGTCATGAAGTAAATGCCCTTGAAATGACGGATAGCGGTATCAAGCAGCTCCCGGGAGATCCGAACGCCCTCCGCGCGTCCCTCCGCACCCTCAAGTCCCGCCATCCGCTTCCGTACTTCGTCGGATAATTGAATGCCCGGAACCTCGTTATGCAGGTATTCGGCATTGCGCCCGCTCGCAAGCGGCATAATGCCGATGAACACGGGAACAGGCAAATGCTTTGTCGCTTCCGCGATTTTCTCAATAAGTACCGGATCATAGACCGGCTGGGTCATGATATAATCCGCGCCGGATGCGATCTTTTTCTCCAGCCGCTGGACCGCCTTGTCCAAATGCTTGACGTTTGGATTAAACGCAGCGCCAACGACGAATTTGGCCTTCTGCTTAAGCGGCTTGCCCGAGAAGGCGATACCATCGTTAAGCTGCTTGGTCATTCGGATCATCTCGAAGGAAGTCAGATCGTATACCGAACTGGAATCGGGCAAATCGCCGAAGCGCGCCGGATCGCCGGTAACCGCCAGCACATGGTCGATTCCGAGTGCGTCCAATCCCATCAGATGCGACTGCGTTCCAATCAGATTGCGGTCCCGGCAGGCAATATGGACGAGCGGCCGCAATCCGATTCGCTCCTTCACCAGCGCGGCAAGCGCCAGGTTGCTCATACGGGTCACCGCCAGCGAGTTGTCCGCCATCGTAATGGCATCCGCTCCGCAGGCTTTAATGGCTGCTGCTCCAGCCATAAATTTCGTAATATCCAGATCGCGCGGAGGATCCAGCTCAACAATAACCGCATGTCTTACTCTTACGGTGTCCACCAGCGATGGTTCCGAATTAATCGGCGTGTCCGCCCGCTCCCCGGAAGCATTCTTCACGACCTCAGCCGGTTCCGCCTCTATTACGATAATCTCCGCCTCCGGGGAGTCGGCTATCGCAACGGCTGCTGCCCCGTTTTGCGGCTTATAATCTTTCAACGCTTTCGCCATGGCCGCAATGTGCTCCGGCGTTGTTCCGCAGCATCCGCCGATGATCCGCGCGCCGCGGTCCGCAAATTGCAGGGCGGTCTCGGCAAAATAATCCGGCCCAGCCGAATACTTGTATTTGCCGTCAACATAATCCGGAATACCCGCGTTCGGGAAAATCGATAGCGGGAGCTCTACCGGTCCCCCAATCGACTCAACCGCCCGCATAATTCCGTTTGGACCGCTCCGGCAGTTGAAACCGACAACATCCGCTCCCTCGTCCTTCAATAAAGTGAAGGCATCCAGCAAGCCGGTACCGTCCTGCGTGCGTCCGACATCCTGGGCGGCAAACTGGCAAATGACAGGCAGCTGGGTCAGCTTGCGGGCAAGTCCCAGTGCCAGGCGCATTTCGTCAAAATCATAAAACGTTTCGAACAGAATTCCGTCCACGCCTTCAACAAGCAAAGCGTCGAGCTGACGCTCAAACGCATGGCTGACTTCGGATGTCCGCACATCCTTCAGCTTGCCGGCTCGGATCGAGCCAACAGCGCCAACCACGTAGGCATCCTCGCCGGCCGCCGCTTTCGCAATCCGCACCCCGGCACGGTTAATCGCTTCCATATCCGGCTCCAGGCCGTATTTAGACAACTTGACCAGATTGGCCGAGAAGGTGTTGGTCTCGATTACGCGCGCCCCCGCCTCATAGTACCGGCGATGGACGCCTTCAATGACATCCGGACGGGTCATATTCAATTCTTCGTAAGAAACGCCGACAGGGAACCCCATCTGATACAGATAGGTTCCCATCGCGCCGTCCCCGGTCAAGATACGCTGCTTAAGCTTCGTTCTTAAATCGGGCTTCATATTCATTTCTCCCTATTTCCATTCGCCGCGGTATACTTCGGCTGCAGGTCCAGTCATATAAACATGATTATCTGCTTCGTTCCATTCAATCGTCAGGTCTCCGCCTTTAAGCGTTACAACCGCAGTACGGTCCGTTAAGCCGTTCAATACGGAGGAAACGACCGTTGCGCATGCGCCGGTGCCGCAAGCCAGCGTTGGTCCGGCTCCGCGCTCCCAAACGCGCATCTCCGCATGCTCGCGGGAGATTACGGTAACGAACTCCACATTGATTTTGCGCGGGAACATCGGATGAGTCTCTAGCTTGGGTCCCCAAGTTGCAAGATCAAAGTTAGCGGCATCGTCCACATAGATCACGCAATGAGGGTTGCCCATCGATACCGCCGTGAACCGGAATTCGCGGCCGTCCACTTCAATCGGATGCTCGATTACGCGGTCTTCGTCAACCGTTGTAGGCACTTGCAGGCCGTTCAGAATCGGCGCGCCCATATCAACGCGAACCTGCTGAACTTTGCCGTCCGCTACTTCCAGTTGAACCGTCTGCGCACCGGCGCCAAGCGTTTCGATCGTTAACTCCTCTTTATCCGTAAGACCGTTATCGTAAATGTATTTCGCCGCGCAGCGAATCGCGTTGCCGCATTGCTCCGCCTCCGAACCGTCGGAGTTGATGATGCGCATGCGGAAATCCGCCACTTCCGAAGGAAGGATGTACACCAGTCCGTCAGCGCCGATACCGAAGAACCGGTTGCACTGGTTTTTCGCCAGCTCCGCTACATTGCCCGGCAGCTGCTGCTCGCCGGCGATAACGATAAAATCATTCCCCAAACCATGCATTTTTGTAAACTTCATCATGGTGTTCCCCCTTTACTGCAGCCAATGGATAAAATAAGCTATCATTTTTCCTTAGCATACCGCAAAGCAAAGGGAAACGCTATTCATAATTCCGATCATCATTTGTACTTCGTTACACATTTTTGAACGCCATTTTTGCCGGTTTGCTTTTAGGCTTGCTCGTTCCAAGCACGCTGCCGATACCCATCAGGAAGGTTGGAATGCCGGCGGCCACAAATACCAGACACCATTCGCGGAAATTGAGCGGTACCGTCTTGAAGATCGGCTGAAGCATCGGAATGTAGAGCACCCCGATCATCAGGATCAAGGACGATAGAACGGCCAGCACCAGGTAACGGTTCTGGAACAGGTTGCGATGGAAGATGGAACGCGAGCTGCGGCAGTCAAAGACGTGAATGAGCTGGGCCAATACCAACGTGGCAAAAGCGACCGTCTGCGCCTTGGTAAGCTGCTCTGCGGCTGTACCCGGAGCAAGTTTTAACGTAATCCAGAAGGCGCCTAGCGTACATACCCCGATCAATACGCCGCGGCTGATGATTTTCCAGCCCAGCCGTCTCGCAAATACGCTTTCCTTGGCCGAGCGCGGCTTCTGCTGCATCAAGTCTTTCTCCGCCTGGTCGACCCCCAGCGCCATAGCCGGCAAGCCGTCCGTCACAAGGTTAACCCACAAGATCTGAATCGGCACGAGCGGAAGCGGAAGGCCCGCCATCATCGCCAGGAACATCGTCAGAATCTCGCCGACGTTGGATGCCAGCAGGTAACGGATGAACTTGCGGATATTCTCATAAATGCTCCGGCCTTCTTCGATGGCCGACACGATCGTTGCAAAGTTGTCGTCACTTAATACAAGCGCGGAAGCTTCCTTCGAGACATCCGTGCCGGTAATGCCCATTGCAATGCCGATATCGGCTGCTTTAATTGCCGGTGCATCGTTAACGCCGTCGCCGGTCATGGCAACCACATGCCCTCGTCTCTGCAGCGACTTAACGATCCGCAGCTTATGCTCCGGCGATACGCGGGCGAAGACATAGATGTTGTCGACATGCTTGTCGAGCTGATCATCCGTCATATTTTCCAATTGGCTGCCGCTAAGCGCTACGCCGCCGCGCGGCATGATGCCAAGCTGGTGAGCGATAGCTTCAGCGGTCAATTGATGATCACCCGTGATCATCACCGTCTTGATGCCTGCCCTGCGGCAGGTCGCAATCGCATCGCGCACCTCGCGGCGCGGCGGGTCGATCATCCCGGTCAAGCCGACAAATACAAGCTGGCATTCCACATCGCTTTCCGTCTCCGTCGTTTCGCCGCTGCGGATATCCCGGTAAGCTAGGCCAAGCACGCGCAGAGCGTTTTGCGCCATTTCTTCCGCGGCATCCGCGCATTTTTTCTTGAGCGTTGCGGTAAACGGCACAACCTTGCCGTCCCATAACACGTAGCTGCAATGATCCATCAGCATATCGGAAGCGCCTTTCGTATACACAACCTTGCCTCCCTGGTGCGAGACAAGAACGCTCATCCGCTTCCGTTCGGAATCAAACGGAAATTCCTTTTCCCTCTTATATAAGCCTTCCAGCGATTTCGCGGACATCCCAAGCTTAGCGGACAGTACGGTAAGAGCGCCTTCCGTCGGGTCTCCTTTCAGTACCCATTCTTCCTGTGCCTCTTTGCTTTTCCGTTTCTTCGATTCCTGCTGTTCCGCCTGCGTAATAGTCGCGTTATTGCAAAGCGCCGATACTTGCAGGAGACGTTTGAGGGAGATATCATGCTTCACTTCTACCATGGCGCCATCCTCAAAAGCAGCTCCAACCGGCTCATAGCCTTCGCCCGTCACCTGGAGATGACGGCCGCCCAGCCAAATGTTCGTGACGGTCATTTTATTTTGCGTCAGCGTGCCCGTCTTGTCGGAGCAGATAACCGAAGCACAGCCTAACGTTTCCACGGAAGGCAGCTTGCGGACAATCGCCTTCCGTTTAATCATCCGCTGTACGCCAAGGGCAAGCGCAATCGTAACGATGGCCGGGAGCCCTTCCGGAATAGCCGCTACGGCCAGGCTGACACCGGCGAGGAACATGCCGTAGGCAGGCTGTCCATGCAGAATGCCGGCAACAACGACCATAATCGTAAGTCCGATCGCAACGGCGATTAATATTTTGCCAAGCTGCTCCAGTCTGTGCTGAAGCGGCGTTTCCATTGATTCGGTCTGCTGAATGAGTCCCGCGATTTTACCCATTTCCGTTTCCATGCCCGTCCGGACAACAACCCCTTTGGCTGTCCCGCGGGTAAGCATGGTGCCCATAAAGCCCAAATTCCGTTGGTCGCCCAGCGGCAGGTCTTCTTCGTGAATAGCTGCGGCATGCTTGCCGACCGGCACCGATTCGCCCGTCAAGGCAGATTCCTCGGCATAGCAGCTGTTTGCTTCAATCAGCCGGATGTCGGCCGGAATGCGGTCGCCGCTTTCGAGCAGCAGAACATCACCGTTAACAAGCTCTTTGGCTGCAATCATCAATTGCTGTCCGCCGCGAATAACTTTTGCCGTAGGCGCTGACAGTTCCTTGAGGGCACTAAGGGATTTCTCCGCACGGAATTCCTGAATGAAGCCCAATATCGCATTAATCGCGATAATGGCCACAATCGTCACGGCATCCAAATATTCGCCCAAGAGCCCCGATATGAGAGTAGCGCCCATTAGCACAAGCACCATAAAATCCTTGAATTGATTCAGGAAAAGC
This region of Paenibacillus sp. JDR-2 genomic DNA includes:
- a CDS encoding (Fe-S)-binding protein, whose amino-acid sequence is MKVSLFITCLSDTIYPRVGEAMVRLLAKYGIQLHFPTVQTCCGQPAFNSGYWKEARESAKTILDAFEDSDFVISPSGSCTGMIHHYPKLFEADPVMHERALKLQRKSYEFTQFLVQVLGVKDVGAVFPHKVTYHPSCHGSRLLGIKEEPMELMRHVQGLELVPLPFAEDCCGFGGTFAVKMADISGAMVTEKVDHVLETEAEVLVGLDLACLMNIAGNLRYRNQPVKVMHLAELLYEGVKQA
- a CDS encoding DeoR/GlpR family DNA-binding transcription regulator; translation: MLVAERYETIVRLVNERGSIRVSELSELCQVTEETIRRDLDRLEQAGRLRRSHGGAVSVKDAQPETPVAEREIMHADEKRRIAEEAVKLIKPNDRILLDASSTAWYMASILPDISLTVLTNSIKVAVALSNKEKIEVISTGGILASRSLSYVGPLAERSLETYHVNKLFLSCKGVHLERGISESNELQARIKHKMLGIAEQVILLADSSKFGVQAFTHVGDLAEVDAIITDRRLSQEAAAGLSERSIPVTMV
- the rpoZ gene encoding DNA-directed RNA polymerase subunit omega, which codes for MLYPSIDEMVKKVDSKYSLVVAASRRARMLRNGEKSELRNPKSRKFVGVALEEIFHDIVIVEQTIDKDE
- the gmk gene encoding guanylate kinase; translation: MDKGLLIVLSGPSGVGKGTVCSVLRQKVPELVYSVSATTRKPRQGEIDGINYFFKTKEQFKEMIAKDALLEHAEYVGNCYGTPRDFVESTLASGKDVILEIEVQGALKVKEKFPEGVFVFLLPPSLDELKSRITGRGTETQDTINNRMTVAVEEMNLIRHYDYAVVNDEIDAACHRIQSIITAEHCRRDRYYSHLGELSAAIEKV
- the remA gene encoding extracellular matrix/biofilm regulator RemA, with translation MAIKLINIGFGNIVSANRIISIVSPESAPIKRIIQEARDRHMLIDATYGRRTRAVIITDSDHVILSAVQPETVAHRLSTKDDDNDE
- a CDS encoding bifunctional homocysteine S-methyltransferase/methylenetetrahydrofolate reductase; the encoded protein is MKPDLRTKLKQRILTGDGAMGTYLYQMGFPVGVSYEELNMTRPDVIEGVHRRYYEAGARVIETNTFSANLVKLSKYGLEPDMEAINRAGVRIAKAAAGEDAYVVGAVGSIRAGKLKDVRTSEVSHAFERQLDALLVEGVDGILFETFYDFDEMRLALGLARKLTQLPVICQFAAQDVGRTQDGTGLLDAFTLLKDEGADVVGFNCRSGPNGIMRAVESIGGPVELPLSIFPNAGIPDYVDGKYKYSAGPDYFAETALQFADRGARIIGGCCGTTPEHIAAMAKALKDYKPQNGAAAVAIADSPEAEIIVIEAEPAEVVKNASGERADTPINSEPSLVDTVRVRHAVIVELDPPRDLDITKFMAGAAAIKACGADAITMADNSLAVTRMSNLALAALVKERIGLRPLVHIACRDRNLIGTQSHLMGLDALGIDHVLAVTGDPARFGDLPDSSSVYDLTSFEMIRMTKQLNDGIAFSGKPLKQKAKFVVGAAFNPNVKHLDKAVQRLEKKIASGADYIMTQPVYDPVLIEKIAEATKHLPVPVFIGIMPLASGRNAEYLHNEVPGIQLSDEVRKRMAGLEGAEGRAEGVRISRELLDTAIRHFKGIYFMTPFMFYEMAAELTDYVWAKTGVQRR
- the dapF gene encoding diaminopimelate epimerase, with the protein product MKFTKMHGLGNDFIVIAGEQQLPGNVAELAKNQCNRFFGIGADGLVYILPSEVADFRMRIINSDGSEAEQCGNAIRCAAKYIYDNGLTDKEELTIETLGAGAQTVQLEVADGKVQQVRVDMGAPILNGLQVPTTVDEDRVIEHPIEVDGREFRFTAVSMGNPHCVIYVDDAANFDLATWGPKLETHPMFPRKINVEFVTVISREHAEMRVWERGAGPTLACGTGACATVVSSVLNGLTDRTAVVTLKGGDLTIEWNEADNHVYMTGPAAEVYRGEWK
- a CDS encoding calcium-translocating P-type ATPase, SERCA-type, giving the protein MEQLKWHQMEAGELANKLGSSLAQGLSASEAEDRLSKNGRNELAEGERISPVVLFLNQFKDFMVLVLMGATLISGLLGEYLDAVTIVAIIAINAILGFIQEFRAEKSLSALKELSAPTAKVIRGGQQLMIAAKELVNGDVLLLESGDRIPADIRLIEANSCYAEESALTGESVPVGKHAAAIHEEDLPLGDQRNLGFMGTMLTRGTAKGVVVRTGMETEMGKIAGLIQQTESMETPLQHRLEQLGKILIAVAIGLTIMVVVAGILHGQPAYGMFLAGVSLAVAAIPEGLPAIVTIALALGVQRMIKRKAIVRKLPSVETLGCASVICSDKTGTLTQNKMTVTNIWLGGRHLQVTGEGYEPVGAAFEDGAMVEVKHDISLKRLLQVSALCNNATITQAEQQESKKRKSKEAQEEWVLKGDPTEGALTVLSAKLGMSAKSLEGLYKREKEFPFDSERKRMSVLVSHQGGKVVYTKGASDMLMDHCSYVLWDGKVVPFTATLKKKCADAAEEMAQNALRVLGLAYRDIRSGETTETESDVECQLVFVGLTGMIDPPRREVRDAIATCRRAGIKTVMITGDHQLTAEAIAHQLGIMPRGGVALSGSQLENMTDDQLDKHVDNIYVFARVSPEHKLRIVKSLQRRGHVVAMTGDGVNDAPAIKAADIGIAMGITGTDVSKEASALVLSDDNFATIVSAIEEGRSIYENIRKFIRYLLASNVGEILTMFLAMMAGLPLPLVPIQILWVNLVTDGLPAMALGVDQAEKDLMQQKPRSAKESVFARRLGWKIISRGVLIGVCTLGAFWITLKLAPGTAAEQLTKAQTVAFATLVLAQLIHVFDCRSSRSIFHRNLFQNRYLVLAVLSSLILMIGVLYIPMLQPIFKTVPLNFREWCLVFVAAGIPTFLMGIGSVLGTSKPKSKPAKMAFKNV